From Mesomycoplasma dispar, a single genomic window includes:
- a CDS encoding nucleoside phosphorylase-I family protein produces the protein MKNTKISTAIFYADDYEKVNLEQLGAILIENFEIFSSKISLFQYKNHYFLYVNSKIGLINSAIFAQYVILQFAVKNIINYGACGANLQINFAKMENRLIFPKKFFLLDAKTPWYPPGQLPYEPEFYENNRIGENFILASSNSFISRKEQVSDFEFVDFFDMEAFAFAQISAKNSLNFYCIKYLTDQIENNSQIEKINFAIKNGAQKAAKFALELLEKL, from the coding sequence ATGAAAAACACCAAAATTAGTACAGCAATTTTTTATGCTGATGATTACGAAAAAGTAAATCTAGAACAATTAGGTGCAATTTTAATTGAAAACTTCGAAATTTTTAGTTCAAAAATTTCGTTATTTCAATATAAAAATCATTACTTTTTGTATGTTAATTCAAAAATTGGACTAATTAATTCAGCAATTTTTGCCCAATATGTTATTCTCCAGTTTGCTGTTAAAAATATCATAAATTATGGTGCTTGTGGGGCGAATTTGCAAATTAATTTTGCAAAAATGGAAAATCGACTAATTTTTCCAAAAAAATTTTTTCTTCTCGATGCAAAAACGCCTTGATATCCGCCAGGTCAGTTGCCATATGAGCCAGAATTTTATGAAAATAATAGAATTGGTGAAAATTTTATCCTTGCTTCTTCGAATAGTTTCATTTCTAGAAAAGAACAAGTTAGCGACTTTGAATTTGTCGATTTTTTCGATATGGAAGCATTTGCTTTTGCACAAATAAGTGCAAAAAACAGCTTAAATTTCTATTGCATCAAATACTTAACTGACCAAATCGAAAATAATTCCCAGATTGAAAAAATCAATTTTGCAATCAAAAATGGCGCTCAAAAAGCGGCCAAATTTGCCCTTGAATTACTAGAAAAACTGTAA
- a CDS encoding ATP-binding cassette domain-containing protein, with product MEIALQTKKLEKYFTNKFGTVKAVDGINIQLKKGQVLGIIGESGSGKTSIGRCLVRLYENFGGQVQLLNEIISGKKLSKKQNLFLRKNMQMIFQDPFSSLNKQKNIYAILKETLVINGIIKGKIADIFADWRDVIFHFERTLEKKYLEIELAMLEQRSQDFQEFINFWEEQINKIEEELRQFATDNLSENKIWEFFSQYLLYFERKQKLFASSYNLAYENVAKLYDYFYEVQKTYRKKEQSKIEFEYRSAKKDLDDFKAEIKKQKAFFIKKLNEKGLNLKKEAQDELVKFNNQNNLVVSYISEFHYEYKIANNKALVTTDLKNYSFFKKQAIINHEIAKFLNHRNAFLFQKNLFSFLEIAKIEKLVEIITDFKENLIKKYQNLTFDKKGGKNYSTTKQFREKIRDELANLNIDELKKTAKNNQEIFEKKVNFKIKFLEFRYNISYNQKRTAPNSQNLEKMKQLESKLAEKKAIYEEDKNHFIKKYNQWKTEKIEKIVAENEKYKNLLAKISLYDQRINQIHRLFISKLVHKPDFNDISNLLKSRFLEKIAIIKSLEIEKHNLARVYKNIQLFYGMKKLPLFFLLKKSIRKFVLSELIYEALESVGLLRSFAYRYPHEFSGGQRQRIAIARALIVEPKVIIADEPIASLDISIQAQIINLLKKLVKEKNLSLIFIAHDLSVVEYIADEVLIMHAGKIVEKGKTAAIFENPIHPYTINLLNSVPKISNAHIPFAPILFNNKYLEEQKYPNIIQELRVNNDHFVYGTNSQLKSWTLKKLEKQ from the coding sequence ATGGAAATCGCCTTACAAACTAAAAAATTAGAAAAATATTTCACTAATAAATTCGGCACAGTTAAAGCCGTCGATGGTATTAACATTCAACTGAAAAAAGGGCAAGTTTTAGGAATTATTGGTGAGTCAGGTTCAGGAAAAACCTCGATTGGTCGCTGTCTTGTTCGCCTTTATGAAAATTTTGGCGGACAAGTCCAACTTTTAAACGAAATTATTTCTGGAAAAAAACTATCAAAAAAACAGAACCTCTTTTTGCGGAAAAATATGCAAATGATTTTTCAAGACCCGTTTTCCTCGCTTAATAAACAGAAAAATATTTATGCAATTTTAAAAGAAACACTCGTAATTAACGGGATTATTAAAGGAAAAATCGCTGATATTTTTGCCGATTGAAGGGATGTAATTTTCCATTTTGAGCGCACACTTGAAAAAAAATATCTAGAAATTGAACTGGCAATGTTAGAACAACGCAGTCAAGATTTTCAGGAATTTATCAATTTCTGAGAAGAGCAAATTAATAAAATTGAGGAAGAACTAAGACAATTTGCAACTGATAATCTCTCTGAAAATAAAATTTGGGAATTTTTTAGTCAATATTTACTTTATTTTGAAAGAAAACAAAAACTTTTTGCCAGTTCATATAATTTAGCTTATGAAAATGTCGCTAAATTATATGATTATTTTTACGAAGTTCAAAAAACTTACCGTAAAAAGGAACAAAGTAAAATCGAATTTGAATACCGAAGCGCCAAAAAAGATCTTGATGATTTTAAAGCCGAAATTAAAAAACAGAAAGCCTTTTTTATAAAAAAATTAAACGAAAAAGGACTTAATTTAAAAAAAGAAGCCCAAGATGAACTAGTAAAATTTAATAACCAAAATAATTTAGTTGTCTCATATATCTCCGAATTTCATTATGAATACAAAATTGCTAATAATAAAGCGCTTGTAACAACAGATTTAAAAAATTATTCATTTTTTAAAAAACAAGCGATAATTAACCACGAAATCGCTAAATTTCTCAATCATAGAAATGCCTTTTTATTCCAGAAAAATCTTTTTTCCTTTTTAGAAATAGCAAAAATTGAAAAATTAGTTGAAATTATTACTGATTTCAAAGAAAATTTAATTAAAAAATACCAAAATTTAACTTTTGATAAAAAAGGTGGAAAAAATTATTCAACTACAAAACAATTCCGAGAAAAGATTCGTGACGAACTTGCTAATTTGAATATTGACGAACTGAAAAAAACAGCGAAAAACAACCAAGAAATTTTTGAAAAAAAAGTAAATTTTAAGATAAAATTTTTAGAATTCAGGTATAATATATCATACAACCAAAAAAGAACCGCCCCCAATAGTCAAAATCTTGAAAAAATGAAGCAGTTAGAGTCTAAATTAGCCGAAAAAAAGGCAATTTATGAGGAAGATAAAAATCATTTTATCAAAAAATATAACCAGTGAAAAACAGAAAAAATAGAAAAAATAGTTGCTGAAAACGAAAAGTATAAAAATTTACTAGCAAAAATTAGTTTATATGACCAAAGAATTAATCAAATTCATCGACTTTTCATTTCGAAATTAGTTCACAAACCCGACTTTAATGATATCAGCAACCTGTTAAAAAGTCGATTTCTTGAAAAAATTGCTATCATTAAATCATTAGAAATTGAAAAACATAATCTAGCCCGCGTTTATAAAAACATTCAACTTTTTTACGGAATGAAAAAATTACCTTTGTTTTTTCTTCTGAAAAAATCAATTCGTAAATTTGTTTTGAGCGAATTAATTTATGAAGCTCTCGAGAGCGTTGGTCTTTTACGTTCATTTGCCTACCGTTACCCCCACGAATTTTCTGGTGGTCAACGACAAAGAATCGCAATCGCCCGTGCTTTAATCGTTGAACCCAAAGTCATTATCGCTGATGAACCAATTGCCTCGCTTGATATTTCAATTCAGGCACAAATTATAAATTTGCTGAAAAAATTAGTTAAAGAAAAAAACCTTTCATTAATTTTTATCGCTCATGATTTATCTGTTGTTGAATATATCGCTGATGAAGTTTTAATTATGCATGCGGGAAAAATTGTTGAAAAAGGTAAAACTGCTGCAATTTTCGAAAATCCAATTCATCCTTATACAATTAATTTATTAAATTCGGTGCCAAAAATTTCTAATGCTCACATCCCTTTTGCGCCAATTTTATTTAACAACAAATATTTAGAAGAGCAAAAATACCCCAATATCATTCAGGAACTCCGAGTAAACAACGATCATTTTGTCTATGGTACAAATTCGCAATTGAAGTCCTGAACTTTGAAAAAATTAGAAAAACAATAA
- a CDS encoding ABC transporter ATP-binding protein translates to MENREKKKILDVKNLHVSFKTGRKEYLEVIRGIDLSVYSGQIVAFVGESGSGKSVCSKSLLGINNFAKTSADKMLIDGIDVKNFKKDYQWQQIRGHKIGYIPQDPLVALNPTRTIGKQLLDSLKNDLRFKNKQEKKDFLIKLLESFGFEYAKERFDSYPHTLSGGMKQRVVIAMVIAAQPSIIIADEPTTALDPTVQSSVLALLDEIRQKYKIAIIFISHNISIVAKFCDYIYVMYAGRVVEKGTRQDIFTDPRHPYTWALISAIPEGSKQEELYTISGTPPDLRNLTAGDPFAPRNDYALALDFEKEPPLIPISKTHSAATWLLHPAAPKVELNEELKTRINLFKEVL, encoded by the coding sequence TTTCAAAACAGGACGTAAAGAATATCTTGAAGTAATTCGCGGCATCGATCTTAGTGTCTATTCAGGACAAATTGTCGCTTTTGTTGGCGAGTCTGGATCTGGAAAATCTGTTTGTTCAAAATCACTTTTAGGAATTAATAATTTTGCTAAAACTAGCGCTGATAAAATGTTAATTGACGGAATTGATGTAAAAAATTTTAAAAAAGACTATCAATGACAGCAAATTCGCGGACATAAAATTGGTTATATTCCTCAAGATCCGCTTGTTGCCCTAAATCCGACAAGAACAATTGGCAAACAATTACTAGATAGTCTAAAAAACGACTTACGATTTAAAAACAAGCAAGAAAAGAAAGACTTTTTAATCAAATTACTCGAATCTTTTGGTTTTGAATATGCCAAAGAACGTTTCGATTCTTATCCTCACACTTTATCTGGTGGGATGAAACAGCGGGTAGTAATTGCAATGGTAATCGCCGCTCAACCTTCAATTATCATTGCCGATGAACCAACAACGGCATTAGATCCAACTGTGCAATCATCAGTTTTAGCACTTTTGGATGAAATTAGACAAAAATATAAAATTGCCATCATTTTTATCTCCCATAATATTTCAATCGTGGCAAAATTTTGTGACTATATTTACGTAATGTATGCTGGACGCGTTGTCGAAAAAGGTACAAGACAAGATATTTTTACCGATCCGCGCCACCCTTATACTTGAGCACTAATTTCGGCAATTCCTGAGGGTTCAAAACAAGAAGAACTCTATACAATTAGCGGTACGCCGCCTGATCTTCGCAATTTAACGGCTGGGGATCCTTTTGCGCCGCGAAATGATTATGCTCTTGCCCTTGATTTTGAAAAAGAACCACCATTAATTCCAATTTCAAAAACTCATTCCGCCGCGACTTGATTATTACATCCTGCAGCGCCAAAAGTGGAACTAAATGAAGAATTAAAAACAAGAATTAACTTATTTAAAGAAGTGTTATAA